The proteins below are encoded in one region of Silene latifolia isolate original U9 population chromosome 2, ASM4854445v1, whole genome shotgun sequence:
- the LOC141643527 gene encoding zinc finger CCCH domain-containing protein 44-like: MAKLLGTGLKAVTLGPEKSGLFGPTVLKNKIGSVAVGYPVKMGRSLGVTACARPAQAEKTRKPRGIMKPRPISPELQEFVGVSEISRTQALKVIWAHIKANNLQDPKDKKTIICDEKLKKIFAGKETVGFLQISGLITPHLL, encoded by the exons ATGGCGAAATTGCTAGGAACTGGGCTGAAGGCGGTCACACTTGGGCCTGAAAAGTCGGGTCTTTTTGGGCCGACAGTGTTGAAGAACAAAATCGGGTCGGTGGCGGTTGGGTATCCGGTGAAAATGGGTCGGAGCTTGGGAGTTACGGCGTGTGCACGGCCTGCACAGGCGGAGAAAACAAGAAAGCCAAGAGGGATAATGAAGCCCAGGCCCATTAGCCCGGAACTACAGGAGTTTGTGGGGGTTTCTGAAATTTCTAGAACTCAAGCTCTTAAGGTTATCTGGGCCCACATCAAGGCTAATAATCTCCAG GATCCCAAAGACAAGAAGACTATTATCTGTGATGAGAAGCTGAAGAAAATCTTTGCGGGAAAGGAAACTGTCGGATTTCTTCAGATCTCGGGATTGATAACCCCGCATCTACTGTAG
- the LOC141643529 gene encoding protein TRI1-like, translating to MAKMLGTGLKAMSMLKNKVGSVAVGYPVIMIRNFGVKASASPAQAAEKTRKPSGIMKPRPISPELQEFVGASEISRTQAVKLIWDHIKANNLQDPKDKRTIICDEKLKKIFAGKETIGFLQISGLITPHLK from the exons ATGGCGAAAATGCTAGGAACTGGACTGAAGGCTATGTCAATGTTGAAGAACAAAGTCGGGTCGGTGGCGGTTGGGTATCCGGTGATAATGATTCGGAACTTTGGAGTTAAGGCGTCTGCGTCGCCGGCGCAGGCCGCGGAGAAGACAAGAAAACCAAGTGGAATAATGAAGCCCAGGCCCATTAGCCCGGAACTACAGGAGTTTGTGGGCGCTTCTGAAATTTCTAGAACTCAGGCTGTTAAGCTTATCTGGGATCACATCAAGGCTAATAATCTCCAG GATCCCAAAGACAAGAGGACCATTATCTGTGATGAGAAGCTGAAGAAAATCTTTGCGGGAAAGGAAACCATCGGATTTCTTCAGATCTCGGGATTGATTACCCCACATCTAAAGTAG